In the Candidatus Tisiphia endosymbiont of Melanophora roralis genome, TTATCACGTGGCATAGAAAAACGATCATTTTCAGGAAGCCGCATAACCATTCCAAGTGACCTACCCCTTGGAATAATAGTTGCTTTGTGAATTGGATCAGAAGCAGGACAATACAACCCAACCAATGCATGCCCTCCCTCATGATAAGCAGTTAGTTTTTTCTGCTCATCTGACATAACCATAGAACGTCTTTCTACGCCCATTAACACTTTATCTTTTGCCTCTTCTAAATCTGCCATACTTACTTCTTTTTTGCCCTTGCGAGCAGCAATTAATGCAGATTCATTGACAAGATTAGCAAGATCTGCTCCTGAAGATCCAGGAGTTCCTCTAGCTATGATTCTAGCGACTATATTTGAGGCATATTTTATTTTCTTCAAATGTACTTGTAAAATTTGTTCTCTACCATCAATATCTGGATTAGGAACAGTAATTTGGCGATCAAATCTCCCAGGTCTTAGCAATGCTGGATCCAATACATCCGGTCTGTTAGTTGCAGCAATAATAACTACCCCTTCATTATCCTCAAACCCATCCATTTCTACCAGCATTTGATTTAGTGTTTGTTCACGTTCATCGTTGCCACCACCCATACCAATACCTCTGTGGCGACCTACTGCATCTATTTCGTCAATAAAAATTATGCAAGGAGCATTACGTTTACCTTGTTCGAACATATCACGGACACGGCTAGCACCAACGCCAACGAACATTTCAACAAAATCAGAGCCAGAGATACTAAAGAATGGAACATTTGCCTCGCCGGCTATAGCTTTTGCTAGGAGAGTTTTACCTGTTCCAGGTGATCCTATAAGTAAACATCCCTTTGGAATTTTACCACCAAGTTTTTGGAATTTGCTTGGGTCTCTAAGGAAATCAACAATTTCAGTTAACTCTTCTTTAGCTTCGTTAATTCCAGCAACATCTTTAAAAGTAATTTTCGGACCTTTATCTGAAACTAGTTTAGCTTTAGATTTACCAAAACCCATGGCTTTTCCTCCACCTTGCATTTGACGCATGAAAAATACCCACCCACCTATCAAAAGAATCATTGGAAACCACGAAACAAATATGTTAAACAACAAGTTCATTTTTGTATCAGGTGGTATTATTTCAATATGAACCGAATTGCTGTTTAGGCGATTTATTAGATCTGGATAGTCAGCAGCATAAGTTGAAAAAGAAGATCCATCGCTGAGAGTCCCCTCAATCATTCTACCCTGAATTTTAACAGCACTAATTGCTTTCTCATCAATTTTGCTTAAAAAATCTGAAAAAGCGATATTACTTTTTCCTCCAATAAAACCATCATTTTGAAATGCATGAAA is a window encoding:
- the ftsH gene encoding ATP-dependent zinc metalloprotease FtsH translates to MNNQGKNVLIWVSVFVLMILVFHAFQNDGFIGGKSNIAFSDFLSKIDEKAISAVKIQGRMIEGTLSDGSSFSTYAADYPDLINRLNSNSVHIEIIPPDTKMNLLFNIFVSWFPMILLIGGWVFFMRQMQGGGKAMGFGKSKAKLVSDKGPKITFKDVAGINEAKEELTEIVDFLRDPSKFQKLGGKIPKGCLLIGSPGTGKTLLAKAIAGEANVPFFSISGSDFVEMFVGVGASRVRDMFEQGKRNAPCIIFIDEIDAVGRHRGIGMGGGNDEREQTLNQMLVEMDGFEDNEGVVIIAATNRPDVLDPALLRPGRFDRQITVPNPDIDGREQILQVHLKKIKYASNIVARIIARGTPGSSGADLANLVNESALIAARKGKKEVSMADLEEAKDKVLMGVERRSMVMSDEQKKLTAYHEGGHALVGLYCPASDPIHKATIIPRGRSLGMVMRLPENDRFSMPRDKMEADIAVAMAGRVAEELIFGRDKVTSGASSDIKMATQMARAMVTDWGLSDAIGPVYHGSSNEDLYTSGRGAGHTSVHTAELIDTEVRKIIEKGYDFAKNILTTHIDQLHLLAKLLIEHETLSGQQIKNLLSDRSMNSEEENLFPIKNDYGGTVKVKKLNQKRTAG